A region of the Octopus bimaculoides isolate UCB-OBI-ISO-001 chromosome 30, ASM119413v2, whole genome shotgun sequence genome:
TTCCGGTGGCAACTAATCTCCTTCGGAGATTTGGATCACACAGAGACATCATCAGAGGTTTGTTGAGGCAACAGAAGTCCGTTATTGCTTCTTCTGTGTCTTGTTCATCTTCCCTTACGTCTGCTGCCACGGAAAATGAGTCGCCATCTTCGATCAGCGGGACACGGAATACCGCGACTTTGACCCCTCGTCGGGACCCTATCCGCTGGGAGCCGACCGATGTCGGTCTACCACCAGAAGTAGAGCCTTATCAATCATTGTGCATCGAAATGAAGGGTTACGATTTCGCGGTGCTGGAGAAGTTTGCATGCTACGTGCATAAGATGTGTGACAACCTGGGCCACAACTGTGAGGCCTTCGCCATGCCGGCCAAATCGCTTCACGTCTCAACGTATCGACCCCGATCAAGCGTGATCGATAATACCTACGAACTGCAGGTATACGAACGGAACGTCCTCCTCCAGGATCTGGCCAACACCGCTCTGCCGCACCTCATCTCGCTCTTCACGGGTCACCTGCCCGAAGGAGTCACCCTGAGGATACGGCACTACACCGCCAGCGACGAGTCGAACCGTTACATCCCGGACAGACAGCTGCGTGAGTTACACGGACAATTGGATGAAATTGCCGCGTCcaggaagaagaaataaagaccACAAGGAACTgtacggaaagagagagagagagaaagaaagaaagactctgtgtgtgtgtggtaatttttgtttaacccttggtcagtcTTGATTGGGGATATTAGGACCAGAGGCAAGCACCTTGTTCATTTTAGCGTGATTTACAACTGGGACTAAAGTCAATTGattttttcatatacatgtatacgtctAAGTTTGTATGTCCACTTATCTAATACCCAGTCCGGAATGATTAAGATCGGCCGAAATGGATTTGTAATATACTTTgattataatacccaatcctcttgacaaatatacaagcacgcgcatacacacatatt
Encoded here:
- the LOC106878266 gene encoding 39S ribosomal protein L48, mitochondrial is translated as MLLPVATNLLRRFGSHRDIIRGLLRQQKSVIASSVSCSSSLTSAATENESPSSISGTRNTATLTPRRDPIRWEPTDVGLPPEVEPYQSLCIEMKGYDFAVLEKFACYVHKMCDNLGHNCEAFAMPAKSLHVSTYRPRSSVIDNTYELQVYERNVLLQDLANTALPHLISLFTGHLPEGVTLRIRHYTASDESNRYIPDRQLRELHGQLDEIAASRKKK